One genomic window of Eleginops maclovinus isolate JMC-PN-2008 ecotype Puerto Natales chromosome 12, JC_Emac_rtc_rv5, whole genome shotgun sequence includes the following:
- the LOC134873939 gene encoding LOW QUALITY PROTEIN: protein limb expression 1-like (The sequence of the model RefSeq protein was modified relative to this genomic sequence to represent the inferred CDS: inserted 1 base in 1 codon), with protein sequence MEMSQVEVEESIMSYLSQSESETSPKDLNVVAMLHNFWEQRQTAQSNGSSDESDGSVGEAVVHTENLLLYESAPSPGPPYVCYVTLPGGSCFGNYKVCDTQAEARRDAARVALMNSLVNELPCRRINLQFITHSLQQAATDSAVTIEDSCDTSTSIGTYSLLLHSYKGRTMLEFQEMMTIFQLLQWNLTLKALRDIQCSRQSVISYYSQRGLDEYMRSSMALDWLGREQRSAGRLGEELQVAQRELVLASRRGIELRFYKEKTEILSLALSQAYIHHTPEAYSEASSHTYNQEALPLHTLFSQNTDVQITPPCSPSPPLXKNPKKTVCHTSGKHFSS encoded by the exons ATGGAGATGAGTCAAGTGGAAGTGGAGGAGAGCATCATGTCATACCTGTcacagagtgagagtgagacCAGCCCTAAAGACT TGAATGTGGTGGCGATGCTCCATAACTTCTGGGAGCAGAGGCAGACGGCTCAGTCCAACGGTTCCTCTGATGAATCAGACGGTTCTGTTGGGGAAGCCGTCGTCCACACTGAGAACTTGCTGCTGTATGAGTCTGCTCCGTCCCCCGGCCCTCCATACGTCTGCTATGTGACCCTGCCTGGAGGAAGCTGCTTTGGGAACTATAAG gtgtgtgaCACCCAGGCAGAGGCTCGGCGGGATGCAGCTCGCGTGGCTCTGATGAACTCGCTTGTGAACGAGCTGCCGTGTCGGCGCATCAACCTTCAGTTCATCACTCACAGTTTGCAGCAGGCGGCCACAGACAGTGCT GTCACTATAGAGGACTCTTGTGATACAAGCACCAGTATAGGAACGTACAGTCTGCTGCTTCATTCCTACAAAGGCAGGACAATGTTGGAGTTTCAG GAGATGATGACAATTTTCCAGTTGTTGCAGTGGAACCTGACACTGAAGGCTCTGAGGGACATTCAGTGCTCTCGGCAG AGTGTAATTTCCTATTACTCCCAGAGAGGACTTGATGAGTACATGCGCAGTAGCATGGCTCTGGATTGGCTGGGGCGGGAGCAGAGGTCTGCGGGGCGCCtcggggaggagctgcaggtggCGCAGAGGGAGCTGGTGTTGGCCAGCCGTCGAGGCATAGAGCTGCGTTTCTACAAGGAAAAGACAGAGATTCTCAGCTTGGCTCTGAGTCAGGCGTACATTCACCACACGCCTGAGGCCTACAGCGAGGCGTCGAGTCACACATACAACCAAGAAGCACTTCCTTTACACACATTATTCAGCCAAAACACGGACGTCCAGATAACCCCACCCTGCAGTCCTTCACCGCCCC CAAAGAACCCAAAGAAAACAGTCTGTCACACCTCTGGCAAACACTTCAGCTCATAA